GACAATGGTGGATAAACCTTGGAGAATACAAgcaaagacaagcagcccaGAGTAACACATTTGAGGATTTTTTCACGATCctccataatgaatttcttggttcattagccCATTACACTGAAGTAGCTAGAGATGAGTTCCTACTGATGAAATgctgttcttttgaaagaaaagatttggagaaaCACTTTGACCGAATGTCAAGCAGATATTATGCctttaatggcatggatgatgtcaattccaagcacacattcttgaattcttttcccgaaccacttggtgatgaaactcttcgcatgatgaatcttcaaaaaatcaccttgCAGCGAGCCTTTCTTGGAGACATCTATCAGCATGTCCtcattgctttggaaaaactatgcaatcaaagaaagtttctttcagagATTGACAAGATCCATAGCAAGCTCAAAGACAATTGCAAAAGGAAAGATTTGCAGATTAAGTGCTATGATAAAACTTGTTCTTGTCCAACCAAGAAAAGAGATCATTACAGAAAGtatttttggaagaagaagcattctcatccaaagaagaagtttttcagaaaaaagaaatggaagtttctcagaagaaagcaattcaaaggcaaaatttcaaaagtttgttttgtatgtagaaagcctggtcattttgcaaaaaattgtccaaagaaagcaaaagcagcaaagcttttggagcaagctcagattcatgcagatgataccccattttcagatgttgaatcactcttttcacttgatgatgattattctccccaagccttggCAGTCATGGCTTATTCAACCTCAGAAGATGAATCAGATGCAAGCATTACTGATGATTCagacccagaaatccaaaccatatacacatctcagcctcttatagccccaataATTGGCCCCACACGAATAGCCCAAGTTCACATCCTTTTTGATACCTACTCCAGACCCATCCCAGTGATAGCCTTGTTTGACacaggagcagcagcaacaatttttcatcctaagattttaccaGAAGATTTTTGGAtaccccatcatcagatgttcagagcagccaatggagaaacatttcTGATTACTCAGAAAAGTAAACCCATTCACATTATAATATtcccaacccttaccattaaacaccaagtccttggatctCCTCTTACAGGCAGAGATCTCCTCATAGGATTTGACCTCCTTCACCAGATACCCAGCCTCAGATGGTCCTCAAAAGGcctcttgcataaacaacacATTCTCACATGGACCCAGGTACCACATTTGTTTTCAATAAACCCCTTTGATTCCTTGAAAGCCCAGATCATCAATGAATGCTGTGCAGCCACCCACTCAGAATTcctcctcaaaaacccaaaaccactatggaaaaacccagcctttttcataacccttcccttcaaaaagaatgaagatgttaaccctacaaaagctagtcatagaggtatgaacccagaacacttgtccctagctaagcaggagttagctacccttctctcagaaaacctcattgaacccacaacttctccatgggcatgtgaagccttctatgttaataagcatgcagaacaagttcGTAGAAAGCTCAGATTGGTAATCAACTACCAAGATCGTAATCATTTCCTTGTTGATGACAAGTTTccactgccaaacaaaagtgctcttttccagcatctttccaatgccaaagtattttcaaagtttgatctcaaagcaaGATTTTGGCAACTTGAAATCAatccagaagaaagatacaagacagctttttgcattccagaccaccattatcaatggacggtaatgccttttggcctgAATTTGAACCTCTTAGCctggttttgatcatgacttgtAGCCTGGAATATTCTTTGACCACCATTTGACGtattttctaataataattttacgTGCAAACCAAACACTGGAAACCATTTTCTTGCATTTCTTCCAAAACACAACTAAacaactgaaaatattttcaattctaAAAAGTGttttcacttgaaaatattttacactcgaaaaacattttacatcaaGTCAAACATAGCCTTAGAAATTGCACCCTATCTTAATCCACTTTGGACAATGGAGTATTTTCCAGTTACATACTTATGAGATTAACTATAAGTGTTATGGTTTTTAAAACTGTAATGGTTTAAAAACCGAAATTgagtttgatttttgatttttatcGAACTAATTTAGGGCCCAAATTTCTTTTGAACTGTCTAATTCAGTTTTTAAAATCAGTGCTTAGTTTCACTTggtgggaggggggggggggaatgacTGTGTTCAAAATCTAAGGGTATGTTTGATAACTGTTTTTTctcccttattttctgtttctaaaaacaattttctatttttgagactataAAACTTGTTTCGCAACCCAAAAtgaacagaaaacaaaaactatttttaaaactcaatttgtgaaggaaactgaaaatatgtaaaatgttgttttcagtttctaattttcaaaagttaatgaaaatacgCATTAATTTTATGGATTTGTCTCATTTTATAAGTTAGcattaaatttcaaatcctagtaacaacatattttagtttttttttttaatttcaactaaccaaatatgttttttatttcaaaaatacaagaaaattattatttttatttatattcccaaaaacaagtttttgaaaataaaaaacaaaaactgttactaAATATAACCTAattctctctattttatttgcgtatggccttttttttttttttatcaaccaATTATTTGTGCTTTTTGTCcctttagttttattatttatattatttgtcaTCTCAACCCCTAATGGCcgagaatctctctattttatCTGCGtatggcctttttttttttttttttaaatcaaccAATTAATGGTGCTTTTTGtccttttagtttttattatttacattaTTTGTCATCTCAACCCCTAATGGCCATGAATATGTACGACAAGAAGAGGACTGTCCTTGCAGATCACATGCACGATATAGATACGCTTGAGCAAGGAGTAATATTATAAGCATAAAGAAATTgggacttctttttttttttacttatttgttGAGATGACAATTGACAAATGACAAATGACAAATTTTACATGCACTCTCATAACATTTTAACCAGGGGCGGAGGTAGGAGGGtcgagaggggggggggggggggggccaaTTGCCCTCCCTGAGCTcacccaaccccccccccccccccccccccttttatatatatatatatatatatatatatatatatatatatatataagtttttgttTACTTTAAATTTATGATGTTTAATTTTGCAATTGTATGTAATTGTGTTAGGGGGTCACTCTTGGTTCTAATTGTAATATTCTCTTCTCGGCTGGTGATTAGTAAGAAACTCTTTTAACTTCATATAATAATGACTATatattgattgtttttttaaacttttatttgtttgaaaaatatacttatagTCACCTATGAAGTATCTTAAATACAACAACATTTATACTGAATCTAGCATTACGcagaagggggaaaaaaaaaaacttaacacttaccttatatttatatgttaatcaaaatttttgtgtAATTAGTCAagtattttttctattatactaactataaaaattgaaattaattttctcttcagttctttattttcatcttccccctaaaattaaaatcctagctccgccactgaTTTTAACCATACATTAACTATAACTTATTACTTCAATACTTATggaaaataaatatgaattttattctTGTCTATGATCATTATATATACACTTGAGAGTGCTATAGATCATACATGTATGTATTCATGTTCATAATTGACAGAAAACTAAGTTAAAAgatgatttattattttatgtaacagttacatgtaatatttttttacacgAAAAAACTGTGTTAGATTTATTTCCAGACAAAAGAATATGTTAGTGTTACACAAAATACAACCTCCCATTTGAGAGGGAGTTTTATATTTAAGCAAATGCCACATAATAAAGTATTGAGCAAACatgaaaataagaaagaaagtatCAAAGGATAAAGGGAGGAAGTTTCTGAGTCCCAAACTAAAGTAAATGGTGTAAAGTGTGTTAGGTGTACATCAAAATATCTCTTAGACGTCATAATCCAGTCTCAatctcatttaaataaaaatagaattccATATTATCTTCTTTTGGTTTCAATAATCGAAACCTGCAACCCTATTggttcaaacccaaaaatcagaCAATTTGCCCCAAAATCAACATCAACCTCACAATCCATCCAAGGAATCACCCCCCACCTCCATAAAACCTCTCATTTtcgtttttcctttttgcaTTATATATCATATTTGAACCAAACCACACAAATTGGAATCCATTCTCTAACAAGACACGTACACTTGTCACTTACCATACATAAAGAAACCACTTGTGAATGACGTGGAAAATAACTCCCCACCCATTCTCTTTGCTTTATTCCCACACATAAACCCCCCATGTaatctttcaacaaaaagtcagCAATATAGAAAGAAGCAAAAttgaacaagaagaagaagaggaagaaaaagaagaagaagaatcattTCCCATTCTCATTGCATGAGAAAAAACCCCCCCACCAAAATGGATAACGAAAATTCAGCTGATCAATTCCATTGCCATATTCCTTCTCAACCATTAGAGTCCAAGAAAATCCATCACCCTTATTATAACAATGAAACTGAACAAGAAAGCCCTTCCTATGACAATGATGGTGATGATAACAAGGTTACACAAAGCTCATCTTCAAAAACCAGTCACTTTGACAACAAAGAAACTGCATTGCAAGGCCTGCCTTCGAGTCTAGTAGATGTTGGCAAAGAACAGAAGAGCTTTATGGCCGTGGCCATGCCAGAAGATAGTGCACGTGAGAGGCTGAAGAGGCACAGAGTTGAGGTGGCTGGTCAGGTTTGGATTCCAGATATATGGGGTCAGGAAGAGCTTTTGAAGGATTGGATAGATTGTTCTGCTTTTGATGCTTCTTTAGTTCCTAATGGAATCATGTCAGCTCGAGCAGCTTTGGTTGATGAGGGAAGGAGAGCAAATTCTAGCgggttaagaatagaaaacaggtgttgaatattttgtttttgtaagatgttttatttatttattattgttttcaatCACAGTTATGCACGTATCTTAATCTTTTTTGATACTGAAGAAAACATATGTGAATGGTTTCCTGGCTTTGAGGTTAATAGATCGCAGCAAAATATAGGTGATTTTCCTTCTTGTTCTTCCTGTTCTCTAGGTCTAGGTATGATTCTTTAAATAGGACTTTTAATTATTGGGggtaaaaaaaggaaaaccataataaataaaaacttctgattttttttttttttttttttatgttcgttttgaaagaaaattatttggattttttgaaTCTGTAGTTTAAATGACTTGAGATCAAGTGTgaaatgatagtttttttttttttttttttttaatgaagggatctaaattttattaatatgtgaatttgaaataaaatttcagaatatcttgtgtttttctttgagaaaaatCCAAAAGTTATATCATTGTGTTGTTAAATTCATATCAAGCAAAAGAATCTAAGTTTTCTTTACTATATATGCAATTCCATAATAttataaatgtttttctttgGTCAAAATCTCCTAAAATTATCTTATGTTGGTTAAATTTATATTGGATTTACTTGATAGATCCAGGAGTTTCAATTCTGCAAATCCAAACTCAGGATGAGGATTTTGAAAAGTATGAAGAATGCAACACGTTTCTCTATCGACATTCCTTCTTTTAGTAGGTCATCTTGAATCTTGAATGAATGTTTAGCAAATCAATCATAATTATTAGTCTAACTGTTCAAGACTATCTTTCTATTCCCTTTTCTGGTCTCCGGTCATTGATTGAAAAGGCCTAtaaactccatttctctcctctcAGACTTCACCAGCTTCCAGAAACTATGCATGGTGCGTGGTCCAAGATAATCAAAGGGTAGTTGTGAGAGTTGTAGAAGtgattagaaatttagaactaTCAGCTAGAGAACCCTAAGGTTCTGTATCCAACTTAACCTAATTTTAGTCAGTAAAATGTAAATTAATGCCCAACTCTCCGTAGTTGACTCAGCAATGTAGATTATTATATTAAGGCTCATACTTTGACACCCAAACAAATGTTGCAACGAATTTCACACTTAGCAAAGTAGTAATAGTGCGCCTTAttcagcaaaataaaaaataaaaaaatagtagtagTGCAATTTCTTTCTTACTGATTTTCTAGCAAGGCGATACTTTCACTAGCTACAACCAGATTTCTTACTTGGGCACTCAATACCACATACATTGTACTTGGTTTGAACTAATAATCACAGAGAGGAGAATGTAAAGCCAGAGACAAAATTATCTTATAAACAACTTATGGTTCAAATGAGCAGAGCAAATCTGCTGCACAGTAATTACAGCCACATTTTCCTTGAGAAATTAACCTTTTCTTGTATTAGGCATAATTACCTTGGTTTATCCAATAGAATAAACTCCCTCCCTACCCAGATGACTGTAGTTTGAAACCTGGCTTCCCCTTTTACTGAGGGGGCTAATGCCATTTAAGCCAAAAGGCTTGGCTAAATAAACTATCTTGATATTTCACAAAACTTCAATTAATGTAGAATTTGTACAATCACTCATTCAGACATAATTggtatcaaaaaataataattagaagTTGGAGCCGTTTCGTGAACCTAGCTTCCATATCTTTATATCGTACCATCATCACTTGCAGTAGCTAGTAGCCATTTCCTGATGATTGACCAAAAAAACAATGTTATTACAAATTGATGAGACTTTAAATGTCCATGGAAAGTTGACAAATAGACCATTTTTATGCTTGGCAAGACATGTTGACCTGTACATAGTGAAGCCAGTTCCCATATCTTGACCGTACCATCATCACTTGCAGAAGCCAATAGTCGTTTTTCCTAATATAAAGGAAAAATCAACACAGATAAATGAGACTAAAACGGTAAACAGATGAATAGAACGCCTTTTAAGCACGGCAAGATGTGGTTACCTGATCtatcaaaatatcaagaaaacGTTTTAGTTCACAAACAATGAAGTTGTTAGTATATATTGGGCACCCATAACCCATTTACCCACTGGATTTCATCATGTGGGAAAGAAGATTTTGTAGCTATGTGAACGGGATTTCAAGAAGAATTTGTGGCCATGTGAATAGGGTTGCACTTGAGATTTACTAGTAAGAAATCTTACCCCAGGGCTCCATTGCACTGAATTTATATCCATGCCATGTGCCTTTTCCTCCTTCAGCAGCAACTTATACGAAGGTCCATCGACCTGTTATAAAAGCAACAATAGAGTTGATAATCTCAATTGGTAGTCTCAAACTCCAAAAGTAAAAAATCAGGTATATAGAATTTCAAAGAATTTCTAAAGGTTACACTACACAATCTGCCAAATTGGTTTTCTCAGACTTAAAAtaaaatcccccccccccctttttttttttgataagtaataagttttattgatatcaaaaatagaacaccctagtacacaagGAGTGTACAAGGGGTCAAACAATTCAAGTACAAAAATCCCCTTAAAAACTTCATAAAAGGTCAATAAAAAATTCACTCTTCCATTTTAAAAGACCTATGAGAGAACCTCTGTACAGGTGTTAGTGTAAGTAAATAAACATTATTGTCGTCATCAAGATATTAATTTTAAGCTCATCCCTCCAACTGACATGACTTCCAACAAAATGAATTGACAAAGAAAGTTCCCTGTTGGCTGTTGCTCATCTCTACAAAGGACATATATTTCATTCtagaaaataaatctaaataagACTATCACTTGCAGGTACAGTTTGTCATGTTCTAATAATTCACACTAATCtctatcattgatttttttttttttttaaacacattATATGTATGTCTCAGACACATCCACACGGGGTTCTAAACATGGTCCCTCCAAGAAATCATGAAGTGTTTGCAGGGATGCTAACATAAACATCCCAAACAATTTTCTGATTAGTAAGTTACACAAGCACCCAATGAATCTTGAACCCACGACCTACCCTCCACTTTACTCTTAACAAGGAAAGGAGATGCAATTTGAGCTTGAGCTCATTGCCATAAACACCCCCAAGGAAGTGGGGGCAGGAAATAAATATTCAGATCACATAATCTAGAAGACCTTCTCCcctaagaatataaaaataataatcctCAGCACACATGGAGGCTAATATGTATCAGGACAGTGGAGATCAATGCCCATTAATTATATCCATTCAGAAACAATGATGATAATGCGGCATTGTCAGTACTGAtgtcaataaataaaaaggtgaaGGGGTATTATTGAATACCAAACCATCTTTTTCCTCCACAAAAAATCGTATGGCGTCATCAGCTGCTCCACTGGCAATAATACCCTCACTGTCATGTTCACAAAGAGAATATAATTAACTCATGGTGGGacaactttttttgaaaaataaacaaataaaaggaaagagtaCAACTGCCTCATGTAGGAAAGAACAACTTGCATTAAGTTCACTCAAACCCcactccacacacacacacacatataatgtATGGGCATACAAATATATGTACTTATGTATGTATGTAGCATTGCACATATTTTGATTGAATAAGATGAAAGTAACCAAACCAAATTGAGGGCTAAATCAATACAAcggtcccccccccccttcttttatatgaaaaaatattagCTAAAGTTAACTTGAGTATTATATAATATCTAATCTTTCTTATATGCTATTTGAACTCTAAGAGGCCAAACAATTGTGATGGTGGACAGGATGATGGTGATAAGTTAATACCCTTCAGCACAAAAATCGAGCTTTTCAAACCAAGCATATGACTAGCCCCCAGACTTAGCATTTGAGTTTAGGAATGGTATAAACACTATTTGATGTCTTAATAAAGCAAGTGTAGAAACAAAGGCTTTCCTTAGCCTCTCCTTATTCccctttttttgtgtttgtgtatgtgtTTTGTGGGTGAGGTGGGGGTTGAGTAAGCAGAAAACATGTGCAGTCACACCCATACTATCATGGCAGAGTATATAGACAATTTACTATTTACAATTTCTGTGGGGCCGTTTGTAATGCTAGTTTTACATTAAAAGGGTGAGCAGATGGGGTTTAAATCTGAAAAAGTTTACAAAAATAGAAGTAAATAGACCCCCAAatggaacaatttttttttcttgtaattagTTCAACTGTCACtaccatttttttatataagtaaaacAATTATCAGTGAAGTTCGACTGTCACTACCTTGACCAATGAACTGAGAAAATTGTTCGATCATGATAACCTGTGATAGTGCAGAGATGTCTcctgaaaacccaaaaggagGAACCTTGTATTAGCGTTCAATAAGCAGTCAGACATAAAAGTGTAAAAGACTTGGCAATAAGCACTGCTTTATCAAATAATACAgactaaataaattaacttcGATTCCTTTGTGATGTATGATATAGTTAATGAAGCAGGTATTATAAAAACAGCATTACAACATTGCATAATTTCTGTTCAACAATAGATGACTCATCCCTATGGAAAAGCATCAAGATAATATTGATTATGctatttttgtatataattttggaaaaaaaaaaaatgaaacaaacattATCAGATGAAAATATCCCCTCTAGGCCTCACAGTAAAATCTTGAAATCCTGAATAACTCACTAATATCCCATACCATGtatataattacattttttttttcttttaagcaaataatgtatttatttataaaagcaTTAATGGGGTGCAACTCAAGTACAGAGGAAGTATACAAGGGAACATAAATAATTATACAGTAGAGTATTATGAATAAGTCTAGCATAAGCCATATCCTTCTTGTTTCCTTTACAAGCATTGATTTTCTTACTCTTGAAAGTATAAACTTGTAAGAAATATATTATATTCAGCAAAGACCAAATTTCTTCATAATAATAGTGATCGTGGAACACCCTCATCCCCCAAGTGGCGTGTGTGTGGACAGCCTAGGGGAGAGTGGGGAATGTCACACCCATGCACATTTGTGTGTTTGTGAAGTTCATAACAACCTAGCTTCAAAATACCATGTTTCCTATCACAGgcaagagaagaaaataatccAATCACACCTAGACATAATATTAGTATCAAAAGGCAACAAGGTGGAAGGGATGGAGATTCAGATTCACATATAACAAGTGAATTCCTAGAGAAAATTGGTTTACACATGCTCTCTAGTCCCTACTTCATCGCTTGGTGCTAACAGAAAGTCCAtcaaatatatcttatatttaaGAATAGAAGGAGCTGAAGTCCTCCACAAGATGTTGgaaatacatacacacatactCTGTACCCTCCCATTAATAGAATATCTCAAACAACATTGTAGAAGTTCTTAAATGTGCAACACCAAAAGCAAATTCTCCCgcccccaacaaaaaaaaatagctaaTACATATAAGGGTAGCATAGTCCTCACCAAGAAGCATAGCCATCAGCAGATTGCATACTTGTGCCGTCCATTTCCCATATCTTCAGAGTAAGATCATCACTGCAAAAATAGCGCATTACCATTTCAATTCTTCTTGCCActataatttaaacaacataTTTTCCCACCAATGCCATTAACCGAGTAGCAAAAGCAAAAGACACACATCTCGATTATTTCACCTACCTGCATGTGACCATTTTATCTCCAGTTTTGTTGAAAGAAAGTGCCCAAACCGTCGAAGAATGACCACTGACACATCATTAACACATCATTAACACTCAGGCAAAAATACACTATTTACACAAAGAGGTTAAGGATGCAATGTTAGATTACTTGTTAGGTTCACCTAAAGTCTGAACACACTGCCAATCGTCATCATCATCCGCCCAAACCTACGAGTTATTGATCAAATCAACACGTAatcaaaaactgaaattttctTCATAATAGGCTAATcatagacacaaaaaaaaagcagaaaCATTATACCTTAACAGTGTTATCATAGCTACAAGAGAACAAAACATCCAATGTAGGATGCCACATAACCATCTTAACATCCTGTGTATGTCCTTGCAAAACCGAAACACACTCGTACTCGTTCCCAGGCTGCACTTCCCAAATCCAAACCGACTTGTCCCGACCACACGTGGCGAGCAGCGACCCGGACGCGTTCCACGACACGCTTTTCACCTCATTCTCATGACCCTAAAAATTGGTAATAACACAAgtttaatgtacacaatttcacGAGCAATGTACAAAGTTTTTATTGGTATTATTATTACCTCTAAAGTGGAAACACATTCGAAATCGCCACCAACGTTTTCCCAAATTGAAGTGGTGGCATCGAAGCTAGCAACGGCTAGTGATTTTCCTGATGGAGACCAAGAGCAAGATCGGACGGTTCTCGTGTGCGTGTCTTCTAAAACTGCCTGATTAAATTATCgagtttgataaaataaaaaagaaaaagagtgagTTAGTTAGTGGGGGGTGTTTGGTTACGGAGATAAGGAAATGCTACCAACCTTGCAGTTCCAAGAGgaataggaagaagaagaagaagaagaggaagaagagggaGAAGGATTTTGTTCCCAGATTCGAACGGTTTTGTCGCCGCTGCAAGAGGCGAAGACGAGAGGGGTATCGGCGGTGCCGGTGGCCGGGTTCCAAGCGAGGCTCCATACTCTGTCGGTGTGGCCTTCGAGAGTTTGGAGTAGTTTCAGCTCGCAAGCTCCTTCGTAAAACTCCATGGAGAGTTGGGTGATGAGTCCGAGAAGAGTGTgtgaaaatgaagtttttttgagatttaggggaaaaaaaaaaggcaatttgttttctttgttttgttttgtcttgtttttgtGCCGTGATGAGTGGTGAAGACGAGGACGAGTTGATTTTGGTGGTGGGGTTTGGCACGCGCGGAGACGCGTCGGAAGTTTTAGGGTTGGAGGAGCGTGGTGTACTCGTGCTTATGTTTGAGTTCTTTTTATTGAGTTGGTGGCggctttctttttccctttcttctCATAGGCCCATAATCCAGAAAACCCctcccttctttcttttagaattttttttttttttttttttttggtaaacataAGTTTAGGTGAGGGAGGCTACTACATAAGTTCAGGTAAGTTTCAGACAGGACTTACATTAAACTTAATTGGTGGCCTATTTAAGAGGATTGCTGACAATAGGACTCAAACTTAGGTCTTTTGAGCGAAGcattatttcatattttctctcCAAGTCTTGTGGCAGATAAGGTCATaaggtgatttttttaaaaaaattataaattgaggttggaaattaaattatgtttaggagtttatataataaagtagtatttcacctttatttcattataaaaaaattttgcgGTTCTCCCACTTTTGAGTAGGGGTGTTCATCCAATGAATGATATTGACCAAACCATTTGAAATCAAGGTGTGCCTATTACCACCGCACATccttagtgcgatggtcactccacaagtataaatgcttgtggggtgtggagggtAAGGGCTGGAGTTCAAGTtttcaggagggagcttcacacacatatacacttattaGATAATaatagagtagaattctatcttgtgtcacacaaaaaaaaaaaaaaagcgtgcTAATTACCTATGATAGGTTTTACGACATTGGCTTCAaccatcaaaagaaaagagaagaaattgaTGTGCATCAGTTCGATGATCAATAATATCTTCAAATGTAGGCACGAACACAAAATCGACCACCTAACCCTTATTATGTgtctaaaaattaataaaaagaaaagttcttAAGTgacaaaatttcatttaaaaaataattaaaattttaatgtaaaagaaaaaaccttgttttgtttagaggaataattttaaaaccacTTAAATAGCATCTTTATGTATAAAGAGTAAGCAATTCGATTCACCTTTCTTGAATCATCACCACTACGATTCATCATTTCTCAACCCCTACGGTGCCTTTCTCTTGTGACAACATCCTCTCATCAATCAAACCATTTGTCATCAAGCCGTTAAGGCGTGGTTTGGCTTTCCCCTATGCAATAATagagaccctttttttttggaaaaccaaCCATGTTggtattgttaaaatttttctcCCCGCCACCCTTGcctcttaaataaaataaaataaaataaaataaaataactaaccACGTAAGTAAACGCCCTTCACTTTTGAAAGGGATATTTGAGAGGGAATATTCATTCAATTTGATTGCCTTTTGCTATTCAATTTATTCCTATTAAATtgccaaacaaaataaaagataggaTAAGCCCATTAACATCTCTTTTCTTCCTCATTGGTTTTCCTCCTAAAAACTAGAGATGGGGATGGGTCatcccttctttcttcttagCATGTAT
This genomic stretch from Castanea sativa cultivar Marrone di Chiusa Pesio chromosome 9, ASM4071231v1 harbors:
- the LOC142610668 gene encoding protein CIA1, with translation MEFYEGACELKLLQTLEGHTDRVWSLAWNPATGTADTPLVFASCSGDKTVRIWEQNPSPSSSSSSSSSSYSSWNCKAVLEDTHTRTVRSCSWSPSGKSLAVASFDATTSIWENVGGDFECVSTLEGHENEVKSVSWNASGSLLATCGRDKSVWIWEVQPGNEYECVSVLQGHTQDVKMVMWHPTLDVLFSCSYDNTVKVWADDDDDWQCVQTLGEPNNGHSSTVWALSFNKTGDKMVTCSDDLTLKIWEMDGTSMQSADGYASWRHLCTITGYHDRTIFSVHWSSEGIIASGAADDAIRFFVEEKDGLVDGPSYKLLLKEEKAHGMDINSVQWSPGEKRLLASASDDGTVKIWELASLCTGNGY
- the LOC142610669 gene encoding uncharacterized protein LOC142610669; the protein is MRKNPPTKMDNENSADQFHCHIPSQPLESKKIHHPYYNNETEQESPSYDNDGDDNKVTQSSSSKTSHFDNKETALQGLPSSLVDVGKEQKSFMAVAMPEDSARERLKRHRVEVAGQVWIPDIWGQEELLKDWIDCSAFDASLVPNGIMSARAALVDEGRRANSSGLRIENRSRSFNSANPNSG